A window of Rhodothermales bacterium genomic DNA:
GCCATGAACGCGGACGTGCTGGCGGCGGTCGACGAGGAGTATTCGCGCAGGACGCGATCGAAGTCCGCCTGGGCCTCCGACCAGGATCCGGCTTCGAATGCGGCCAATCCGGATGTTACGAGCGAATCGGCCGTGGCATGGGGGATCTGCTGGGCGGCGGCCACCGGGGCCGACGCCAGGAACAGCAGGACCAGGACCATGCGCATCATTCCCATTATTCCCACTCGATGGTGGCCGGCGGCTTGGAGCTGATGTCGTACACCATCCGGTTGATTCCCCGGATTTCGTTCACGATCCGGTTGGACACATGTGCCAGGAATTCGTGGGGCAGGTGGGCCCAGTCCGCCGTCATGCCATCCACACTCGTAACGGCCCGGAGGGCACAAACGTTCTCGTACGTGCGCTCGTCGCCCATGACCCCGACCGACTGGACCGGCAGGAGGGCGGCAAAGGCCTGCCAGACCTCACCGTACAGGTTCCACGCGTGGAGTTCCTCGATGAAAATGGCATCGGCCTCCCGCAGGATGGCCACGTCCTCGCGCGTGACGGGCCCGATGACGCGGATGCCAAGACCCGGACCGGGAAACGGGTGCCGGTCGATGATGGCCGACGGCACGTCCAGCAGACGTCCGATGGCGCGTACCTCGTCCTTGAACAGTTCACGGAAGGGCTCGAGCACCTTCAGGTTCATTTTTTCCGGTAGTCCACCGACGTTGTGATGCGTCTTGATGGTGGCCGAGGGACCCTTGAAGGACACACTCTCGATGACATCCGGGTACAGGGTACCCTGTGCCAGGAACGCCGGGCGCTCGCCGAGTTCTTCGACAATGGCGTGGGTCGCATTGTCGAACACGTCCACGAAGGTGTTGCCGATGATCTTGCGCTTCAGTTCGGGGTCCACCACCCCTTCCAGACGATCCAGGAACAGGTCGCTGGCATCGATGGCGGTCAGTCGGATATGCCAGTTGTCGCGGAAGGTGGACTGGACCTGCTCCCATTCGCCCTTCCGGAGCAGTCCATTGTTCACGAAAATGCAGGTCAGTTGATCGCCCAGCGCCTTGTGCAGGAGGACGGCGGCAACGGAGGAATCCACGCCGCCGGAAAGACCCAGGATGACGTGGGCATCCCCGACTTCGGCCCGGATTTCATCGATCTTCTCTTCCACGAACGAGGCCGCCGACCAATCTCCCGTGCAGCCACAAATCCGGTGGGCAAAGTTGTCCAGGATCTTGCGGCCGTGCTCGGTATGGACCACTTCGGGATGGAATTGAACGCCGTAGTGCGGCAGGTCCGTGGACCGTACCGCGGCAATGGGGGCATTCGACGTGTGGGCAATGACGGTATAGCCTTCGGGAAGCCGCGTCAGGTGGTCGCCGTGACTCATCCACACATTGGATCCCTCGGGCACGTCCTCGAACAGCCCGGCGGTCTGGTCAATCCGGATGGCCGCACGGCCGAACTCCCGTCGCGTGGCGCGTTCCACCGCACCGCCGCTGACCTGGGCCATGGCCTGCAGTCCGTAGCAGATGCCCAGCACAGGCATGTCTGACCCATCGTCGCGTTTCAGTCCGAGGAACGCAGGATCGAGTTGGGGTGCACCGACGTCGTAAACCGACGACGGGCCTCCGGACAGGATGATGCCGCGGGGCTGCCGGGACATGACCTCGTCGACCGGGGCCGTGCAGGGAAGGATTTCGGAGTAAACTCCGGCCTCACGGATGCGCCGCGCAATCAGTTGCGTGTACTGGGATCCGAAATCAAGTATGACAAGCGTTTCGTGCATCAGCCGACCATGGCGGCGTAGTCGGCCGACGAGAGCAGGCCGTCGCGGTTCGACGGGTCCGATACCTTGATCTTGATCAACCAGCCGTCGCCGTAGGGATCGTCGTTGACCAGTTCGGGGTTGGCTTCGAGCGCATCGTTGACCTCGAGGACTTCCCCGTCTACGGGCATGAAGAGTTCGGAGACCGTCTTGACGGCTTCTACCGTACCGAACACGTCATCCCGATCCACCGCATCGCCCACGGAATCGATTTCGACATACACGATGTCGCCGAGTTCGGACTGGGCGAAGTCGGTAATGCCCACGACAGCCGTATCGCCGTCCAAGCGGATCCACTCGTGGTCTTTCGTATAAAGCAGGTCGTCAGGAAATTTCATTGGGTTGGGGTTCGAGCGTGAACGTCTCCAGGAACCGCGTGTCGAACTCGCCGGCACGGAACTTCTCGTTCTGGAGCAACTGGATGTGGAACGGAATGGTCGTGTCTATGCCCTCAATGACGAACTCCTCGAGGGCACGGAGCATTTTCTGGATGGCCAGCGGACGCGTGCGCGCGCGCACGATGAGCTTGGCGATCATCGAGTCGTAGTTCGGGGGAATCCGGTACCCGGCGTAGACATGCGTGTCCACGCGGACCCCGTGCCCTCCCGGCGGGTGGAAGGTCTTGATGAGCCCGGGGGAGGGCGAGAAATTCCGGTACGAGTTCTCGGCGTTTATCCGGCATTCGATGGCGTGGCCCTGGAGCGGGATTTCGCGCTCGGTAATGCTTTCGCCGGCGGCCACGCGGATCTGGTATTCAATCAGGTCGCAATCGGCCACTTCCTCGGTGACCGGGTGTTCCACCTGGATCCGCGTATTCATTTCCATGAAGTAGAAATTCCGGTCGGCATCCACCAGGAACTCGACCGTCCCGGCGCCCTCGTAATTCACGGCTTTGGCCCCTTTCACGGCGGCTTCGCCCATCCTGCGCCGCAGGTCGGCATCGACAATCGGGGACGGAGATTCCTCGAGCAGCTTCTGGTGTCGGCGCTGGATGGAGCATTCCCGTTCACCGAAATGGATGACGTTGCCCTTGCCGTCGCCGAGGACCTGGATTTCAATGTGCCGGGGCGAGGTGACGAACTTCTCCACGTAACAGCCGCCGTTGCCGAAGGCGGCCTCGGCCTCGTTGCTGGCCATGGTGTACAGCTTCTCGAACTGATCGGCGGACGGAACCATGCGCATGCCGCGGCCTCCGCCACCGGCACTGGCCTTCACAATCACGGGGTAGCCGATGGTTTCGGCCACACGCGCACCATGTTTGGCATCGGTGACCTCTCCGTCGGAACCGGGAACGACCGGTACGTCGGCCTTGACCATGGTTTCCTTGGCCAGGCTCTTGTCGCCCATGAGCCGGATGGTCTCCGGGGAAGCACCAATGAACTTGATGCCGTGGTCTTCACAGATGGCGCTGAACTCGGCGTTCTCGGCCAGGAATCCGTAGCCCGGGTGGATGGCGTCTGCCCCGGTGACTTCCGCCGCGGCAATGATGCGGTCGAACCGGAGGTAGGAATCGCGGCTCGGCGGTGGGCCTATGCAGACGGCCTCATTGGCGAAACGGACGTGCAGGGAATCCTTGTCGGCCGTCGAGTAGACCGCCACGGTCTTGAGACCCATCTCGTGGCAGGTCCGGATGATCCGGAGGGCGATTTCCCCACGATTGGCGATCAGTACTTTCTGCATTACGCCGGCTCGATGATGAACAGGGGTTGGTCGTACTCGACAGGGGTGGCGTTCTTGACCAGGATCTTGCGGACCGTACCTGAAACCTCGGACTCGATTTCGTTCATCAGCTTCATGGCCTCGATGATGCAGAGGACATCCCCGGCCTTGACCGAGTCGCCGACCTGGACATACGGTTTCGAATCGGGCGATGCGGCCTCATAGAAGGTCCCGACGATGGGTGCGCGTACTTCGGTGCCGGCCGGCTCGGCCGGAGCTGCAGCGGGTGCCTGGGGAGCGGCAGCGGGTTGCGGCGCGGGCTGTGGTGCGGGCTGGGCCGCCGGGATCTCCCAGGACTGAACCATGGGTGCCGGTGCAGGTGCGGGTGCGGCTTTCCGGACAAAGATCCGGAGATCTTCTTCCTCGATTTCGACCTCGGATACATCACTTTCCGAGACCAGTTTCAGGATGTCTCTCAGGCGTTCCAGATCCATGGGGTTCTCCGTATTGTTGGGCTCAAGCCGTATTGACACGCGTCACATAATCGCCGCGTTCGGTGTTGACGCGGATAACGTCACCTTCGTTGACGAACAGGGGCACATACACGGTAGCACCCGATTCGACTTTCGCCGGTTTGGTGGCACCGGTGGCCGTATCGCCCTTGAGGCCGGGTTCGGTCTCCACGACCTTCAGGTCCACCGACCCGGGGATTTCCGTGGTCAAGGGCTGTTCCGTCTCAGCGTGCATGAGGATGTCGATGGTGGCACCTTCCTTCACGTATTGGCGTCCAGCCACGGCATCGACGGGCAGGTTGATCTGCTCGTAGGTATCCGTATTCATGAAATGCAGTCCCAGGTCATCCTCGTAAAGGAACTGGTACTTGCGGCGTTCGACCCGGACCTGGTCCACGCGTTCTCCCGCGCGGAAGGTGTTGTCAAGCACACGGCCGGTGCGGACGTTGCGCAACTTCGTTCGGACGAAGGCTCCGCCTTTTCCGGGCTTTACGTGTTGGAATTCGATGATGGACCAGATGTCGCCATTCCATTCCATGGTAAAGCCGTTTCTGAAATCACTGGTATCTGCCATACGGGTGCGAACCGCGGGTTGAATGTTGAGGTGGGTCAGATCGGTCAATATACCCCGGAAATCGCGCTGGAGTCAATTCCTCAGCAGGTTCACACCTTTTTGAACCGGGCCACCAGTTCGGCAATCCGGTCCGGGGTCAGGGGAAGCGGGGTGGCGGCCGGAGTGGATTCAGTTTTTGTTGCAGTGGCTGGCGCGGGCGCTGGTTTTGTTGCGGTAGCCGGGGCCA
This region includes:
- the efp gene encoding elongation factor P, encoding MADTSDFRNGFTMEWNGDIWSIIEFQHVKPGKGGAFVRTKLRNVRTGRVLDNTFRAGERVDQVRVERRKYQFLYEDDLGLHFMNTDTYEQINLPVDAVAGRQYVKEGATIDILMHAETEQPLTTEIPGSVDLKVVETEPGLKGDTATGATKPAKVESGATVYVPLFVNEGDVIRVNTERGDYVTRVNTA
- the accB gene encoding acetyl-CoA carboxylase biotin carboxyl carrier protein, which gives rise to MDLERLRDILKLVSESDVSEVEIEEEDLRIFVRKAAPAPAPAPMVQSWEIPAAQPAPQPAPQPAAAPQAPAAAPAEPAGTEVRAPIVGTFYEAASPDSKPYVQVGDSVKAGDVLCIIEAMKLMNEIESEVSGTVRKILVKNATPVEYDQPLFIIEPA
- the gcvH gene encoding glycine cleavage system protein GcvH encodes the protein MKFPDDLLYTKDHEWIRLDGDTAVVGITDFAQSELGDIVYVEIDSVGDAVDRDDVFGTVEAVKTVSELFMPVDGEVLEVNDALEANPELVNDDPYGDGWLIKIKVSDPSNRDGLLSSADYAAMVG
- the accC gene encoding acetyl-CoA carboxylase biotin carboxylase subunit — encoded protein: MQKVLIANRGEIALRIIRTCHEMGLKTVAVYSTADKDSLHVRFANEAVCIGPPPSRDSYLRFDRIIAAAEVTGADAIHPGYGFLAENAEFSAICEDHGIKFIGASPETIRLMGDKSLAKETMVKADVPVVPGSDGEVTDAKHGARVAETIGYPVIVKASAGGGGRGMRMVPSADQFEKLYTMASNEAEAAFGNGGCYVEKFVTSPRHIEIQVLGDGKGNVIHFGERECSIQRRHQKLLEESPSPIVDADLRRRMGEAAVKGAKAVNYEGAGTVEFLVDADRNFYFMEMNTRIQVEHPVTEEVADCDLIEYQIRVAAGESITEREIPLQGHAIECRINAENSYRNFSPSPGLIKTFHPPGGHGVRVDTHVYAGYRIPPNYDSMIAKLIVRARTRPLAIQKMLRALEEFVIEGIDTTIPFHIQLLQNEKFRAGEFDTRFLETFTLEPQPNEIS
- the guaA gene encoding glutamine-hydrolyzing GMP synthase; its protein translation is MHETLVILDFGSQYTQLIARRIREAGVYSEILPCTAPVDEVMSRQPRGIILSGGPSSVYDVGAPQLDPAFLGLKRDDGSDMPVLGICYGLQAMAQVSGGAVERATRREFGRAAIRIDQTAGLFEDVPEGSNVWMSHGDHLTRLPEGYTVIAHTSNAPIAAVRSTDLPHYGVQFHPEVVHTEHGRKILDNFAHRICGCTGDWSAASFVEEKIDEIRAEVGDAHVILGLSGGVDSSVAAVLLHKALGDQLTCIFVNNGLLRKGEWEQVQSTFRDNWHIRLTAIDASDLFLDRLEGVVDPELKRKIIGNTFVDVFDNATHAIVEELGERPAFLAQGTLYPDVIESVSFKGPSATIKTHHNVGGLPEKMNLKVLEPFRELFKDEVRAIGRLLDVPSAIIDRHPFPGPGLGIRVIGPVTREDVAILREADAIFIEELHAWNLYGEVWQAFAALLPVQSVGVMGDERTYENVCALRAVTSVDGMTADWAHLPHEFLAHVSNRIVNEIRGINRMVYDISSKPPATIEWE